The following proteins are co-located in the Apis mellifera strain DH4 linkage group LG9, Amel_HAv3.1, whole genome shotgun sequence genome:
- the LOC409420 gene encoding cytochrome c oxidase assembly protein COX11, mitochondrial — protein sequence MYTKVYRKILNCYGKQIHTDVSRILFNQYYDATHKKRIRSSRLYWSGFGILVIGFTYASVPLYRIFCQSYNYGGTLSVNHDNTKVQSMKPIKDRVIKIKFNADIGAMMQWNFKPQQNFIKVMPGETALAFYRAQNPLDIPITGISTYNVVPYEAAQYFNKIQCFCFEEQRLNPHEEVDMPVFFYIDPEFVNDPKMEDVEEIVLSYTFFEAKEGMKLPMPNFMKQ from the exons ATGTATACCAAAgtctatcgaaaaatattgaattgctATGGAAAGCAAATACACACCGATGTatctagaattttatttaatcaatattatgatGCGACTCACAAAAAAAGGATACGTTCTTCGCGTTTATATTGGAGCGGTTTCGGTATTTTGGTAATTGGTTTTACTTATGCTTCGGTGCccttatatagaatattttgtcAG tcGTATAATTATGGTGGAACGTTATCTGTCAATCATGATAACACCAAAGTACAATCTATGAAACCTATTAAGGATagagtgataaaaataaaatttaacgccGATATAGGAGCTATGATGCAATGGAATTTCAAACCgcaacaaaatttcataaaagttaTGCCCGGAGAAACTGCTTTGGCATTTTATAGAGCTCAAAATCCGTTAGATATACCGATCACTGGTATATCTACTTATAATGTAGTTCCGTACGAAGCTgcgcaatattttaataaaattcaatgtttTTGTTTTGAGGAACAACGACTTAATCCTCATGAAGAG GTCGATATGCCAGTGTTTTTTTACATTGATCCAGAATTCGTTAATGATCCTAAAATGGAGGATGTAGAAGAAATTGTACTTTCTTATACGTTCTTTGAAGCGAAAGAAGGGATGAAATTACCTATGccaaattttatgaaacaatGA
- the LOC412291 gene encoding uncharacterized protein KIAA2013 homolog has translation MIRLGTMFDNREIGKRIRRLIDGNYSCRKIFVLLIICSGIFLYFGPPFVQWIFSSSRESTQAIEDLCMNERLAAFRFDIGEYNVNILHNPPKEEEHYYLPYIGNGIFGIPILPEALIYIKRGRALSLPVQWQPLISHPLLKSSFYREATVTHFTNGIVYRYQCFREGYYMEFQYYAHRIFDAILIQDIKITNPLSFSQNVPLKPQVSTQWSNYRIETIKIQVDDFMDEYNLISGFVPLSNTNKIVTISILYKTPPRTLQIKARSTMKLKFLTSIQYSEPTVMEEYHVQYEITKKKAIEALKKAIGIQYQNLKEDHINRWQSYWYTGFRISDSKADGAINGYKINSTIYYVLSQIPKGIPGVEKNVAMNEGCYCGHHTLDAPRLWKDTSSIDAINNVVEAWLVTLEKQGCHHLMIGDPAAVQQAIVLSLGSLRFSNQHLEFNIDPQYLHRDYLFRRISYGNVTHLNISVTVGEDNRAILKVALDKSDSVYFGCDAGCLNPPVSLSQSYASIPVKLTKPLTAILYITSDYQHMQDLRNALHVHAIDDAPAHDHVVMALHKHGHQLGGLPTFFWISICFLIIVFHLFLCKLIINEYHGHQDKQKVRYSKL, from the exons ATGATAAGACTTGGAACGATGTTCGATAATCGTGAAATTGGAAAACGAATACGACGTTTGATCGATGGGAATTATTCATGTcgcaaaatatttgtattacttATCATATGTAGcgggatatttttatattttggtcCACCTTTCGTACAGtggatcttttcttcttccaggGAATCAACGCaag CAATCGAAGATCTTTGTATGAACGAAAGATTAGCTGCCTTTCGTTTCGATATCGGAGAATATAACGTAAATATTCTTCACAATCCACCAAAAGAAGAGGAACATTATTATTTGCCATATATcggaaatggaatttttggaattcCTATTTTGCCAGAGgctttaatatacataaaacgaGGACGAGCACTATCATTGCCCGTACAATGGCAACCATTAATCTCTCATCCTTTGCTCAAAAGCAGTTTTTATCGAGAAGCTACAGTTACTCATTTTACAAATGGGATCGTTTATCGTTATCAGTGTTTCAGAGAAGGATATTACATGGAGTTTCAATATTACGCTCATAGAATATTCGATGCAATATTGatacaagatataaaaataaccaaTCCACTTTCATTTTCTCAAAATGTACCGTTGAAACCACAAGTATCTACTCAATGGAGTAATTATCGTATAGAAACGATCAA aaTTCAAGTAGATGATTTTAtggatgaatataatttaatttcgggATTCGTTCCATTATctaatacgaataaaattgtGACGATATCAATACTTTATAAAACGCCACCAAGAACGTTACAAATTAAAGCAAGAAGTaccatgaaattaaaattcttgacAAGTATACAATATAGCGAACCTACGGTCATGGAAGAATATCACGTTCAAtacgaaataacaaaaaaaaaggccATAGAG GCGCTTAAAAAAGCCATCGGTATTCAATaccaaaatttaaaagaagatcATATTAATCGTTGGCAAAGTTATTGGTACACAGGTTTTAGAATAAGCGATTCTAAAGCCGATGGTGCAATAAatggttataaaataaattctaccaTATATTACGTATTATCACAAATTCCAAAAGGAATTCCAGGCGTAGAAAAAAACGTAGCTATGAACGAAGGTTGTTATTGCGGGCATCATACTTT GGATGCTCCGCGATTATGGAAAGATACATCTTCCATCGATGCTATAAACAACGTAGTCGAAGCTTGGTTAGTAACATTAGAAAAACAAGGATGTCATCATTTAATGATCGGCGATCCTGCAGCAGTGCAACAAGCTATCGTTTTAAGTCTCGGTAGTTTACGTTTTAGTAATCAGCATCtcgaatttaatatcgatCCACAATATCTTCAtcgcgattatttatttag GAGAATAAGTTACGGTAATGTaacacatttaaatatatcggtAACAGTCGGAGAAGATAATCGTGCGATTTTAAAAGTGGCTTTAGACAAGAGCGATAGCGTCTATTTCGGTTGCGATGCTGGCTGTTTGAATCCACCTGTTTCTTTAAGTCAATCATACGCAAGTATTCCAGTGAAATTGACAAAACCATTAACagccatattatatataacatccGATTATCAACATATGCAAGATTTACGAAACGCTTTACACGTTCATGCCATTGACGACG ctCCCGCGCATGATCACGTGGTAATGGCCTTACACAAACATGGACATCAATTAGGTGGATTGCCAACATTTTTTTGGATCAGTATTTGTTTTCTCATAATCGTGTTTCATTTGTTTCTTtgtaaacttattattaatgaatatcacGGTCACCAAGATAAACAGAAAGTACGGTATAgtaagttataa
- the LOC100578212 gene encoding tektin-3, with protein sequence MDILATRRKQLQSWSTFNLPISYVEPITLRNLNNYTNKYNSPWYSKDYNNVEIIPLTKSTSNYTLDIPNTINSSRFPDLKTKYEHNAQRGSKTILHTRYTPDEWYQKQIKYYNDANSCRYFSERTRNEALQIIRDAEEKIQSGQYDTDRRLGERINDISFWRNEIASELERLIQEIERLNDCNSVLNKAIKDIENPLHIAEECLYYREARKDTELVHDNSEKCLAKEIEILNQNRTKLTICLDKCKNQLQDCRLCQCQLELNLKCKENALQIDTMCHQLNNYSSGLQYYIGIEKYNSCLTEQNTWIHDANQIIEKSQTERNKSCQLRTDAEALMIKITQEMWDAWSNTNNALTHRSSELFEAKNKLQQHLQMVQQEIFNVEKSLELMHKAIADKSHILKVAYTRLQTRTHRPDIEHCRDYAHMSLQKEIDEINHQMERMYSKLKELENQHQNLLKAQTTLEHDLALKIDAIHIDQEKVSSLRRAYPINILFKF encoded by the exons caaTTACAATCATGGAGTACATTTAATTTACCAATCTCTTACGTCGAACCAATAACTTTacgcaatttaaataattacaccaACAAATATAATTCGCCATGGTATTCCAAGGATTATAATAACGTTGAAATTATACCATT aacaAAATCAACATCAAATTATACATTAGACATTCCAAATACAATCAATTCGTCAAGATTTCCCGatttaaaaacgaaatatgAACACAATGCACAACGTGgttcaaaaacaattttacataCGCGATATACACCCGACGAATGGTatcagaaacaaataaaatattacaacgaTGCGAATTCATGCagatatttttcagaaagaaCAAGAAACGAAGCTTTACAGATTATtag AGATGccgaagaaaaaatacaatctGGACAATATGATACCGACAGAAGACTCGGCGAAAGAATAAACGACATAAGTTTTTGGCGGAATGAAATAGCATCAgaattagaaagattaattcaagaaatagaaagattaAACGATTGTAATTCCGTTTTAAATAAAGCCATTAAAGATATCGAGAATCCATTGCACATCGCAGAAGAATGTCTCTATTACAGAGAAGCTAGGAAAG ATACAGAGCTCGTGCACGATAATTCAGAGAAATGTTTAgcgaaagaaatagaaattttgaatcaaaataGAACGAAATTGACGATTTGCTTAGATAAGTGCAAGAATCAG TTGCAAGATTGCAGATTATGTCAATGTCAATTAGAATTGAATctaaaatgtaaagaaaatgCTTTACAAATAGATACAATGTGTCATCAATTGAACAATTATAGTTCCGGATTGCAATATTATAtcggaattgaaaaatataactcaTG TCTTACCGAACAAAATACATGGATACACGATGCTAATCAGATAATCGAAAAGTCCCAGaccgaaagaaataaatcatgtCAATTAAGGACGGATGCAGAAGCtcttatgattaaaattacacaAGAAATGTGGGATGCATGGAGTAATACGAACAATGCTTTAACACATAGATCTTCCGAATTATTCGAAGCCAAAAATAAACTTCAACAACATTTACAAATg GTTCAACAAGAAATCTTCAATGTTGAAAAAAGTTTAGAATTGATGCATAAAGCTATCGCAGATAAGAgtcatatattaaaagtagCATATACCAGATTACAAACTAGAACGCATCGTCCGGATATCGAACATTGTCGCGATTATGCGCATATgag TCTCCAAAAAGAAATCGACGAAATAAATCATCAAATGGAAAGAATGTACAGTAAATTGAAAGAACTAGAGAATCAACatcaaaacttattaaaagCACAAACAACGTTGGAACACGATCTTGCGTTGAAAATTGACGCGATACACATCGATCAAGAAAAGGTTTCAAGTCTTAGACGCGCTTATCCGATTAATATTCTCTTTAAGTTTTAA